The Gordonibacter urolithinfaciens genome contains a region encoding:
- a CDS encoding ribonuclease J: MEQQNNQRSERRSQEQSRNGRGGGNGNGAKGAARGAEKKTRSYKHVQLEHRRPQLSKAGQGQQKQGGQQNARRANFNSPKKDPNATLKIIPLGGLDAIGKNMTVFECKGDMILDDAGLMFPDDDHPGIDLILPDYTYVLENADKLRGIIITHGHEDHTGTLPYLMKDLDRQVPIYGTKMTLGLIEGKFAEHKIKNAKLIEIKPGDQVKLGCFTAEFFAVNHSIPGAVGVFFQSPAGNVLHTGDFKLDQTPIDGVTTDFGALAKFSKAGVDLMMSDSTNAQNPSFTPSEAEVGKELRKIISQARGRVIIASFASHIHRMQQICDAARDNGRKVVVTGRSMIQNTDIARRLGYLNIPDEDIVDAYDLKGIPPEQVVIMCTGSQGEPLSALARIANGEHKTIDLEQGDTVIISATPVPGNEKAVTRVINSLAKIGADVYDKKRAMVHVSGHAGAEELKLVLSIVQPNAFMPVHGEATHLRAHAKLAEATGVPAENVFICENGEGLELSSRGVKRGETVQSGIVFVDGLSVGDTSQDVLDERNALGSQGFASVAAAISSKRKDVVGEVQVEMHGITGGDDDYLVREARTTVKNALKRQLGKGGGQKELKKAARDALLSLLWERTKQRPMAIVNLLEV, from the coding sequence ATGGAACAGCAGAACAACCAGCGCTCCGAGCGCCGTTCGCAGGAGCAGTCCCGCAACGGCCGCGGCGGGGGCAACGGCAACGGCGCCAAGGGAGCCGCGCGCGGCGCCGAGAAGAAGACGCGCTCCTACAAGCACGTGCAGCTCGAGCATCGCCGTCCCCAGCTTTCTAAGGCGGGGCAGGGCCAGCAGAAGCAGGGCGGCCAGCAGAATGCGCGCCGCGCCAACTTCAACTCGCCGAAGAAGGACCCGAACGCCACGCTCAAGATCATCCCGCTCGGCGGCCTCGACGCCATCGGCAAGAACATGACCGTGTTCGAGTGCAAGGGCGACATGATCCTGGACGACGCGGGCCTCATGTTCCCCGACGACGATCATCCGGGCATCGACCTCATCCTGCCCGACTACACCTACGTGCTGGAGAACGCCGACAAGCTGCGCGGCATCATCATCACGCACGGCCACGAGGACCACACCGGCACGCTGCCGTACCTCATGAAGGACCTCGACCGCCAAGTGCCCATCTACGGCACGAAGATGACGCTCGGCCTCATCGAGGGCAAGTTCGCCGAGCACAAGATCAAGAACGCCAAGCTCATCGAGATCAAGCCGGGCGACCAGGTGAAGCTCGGCTGCTTCACGGCCGAGTTCTTCGCCGTGAACCACTCCATCCCGGGCGCCGTGGGCGTGTTCTTCCAGAGCCCGGCCGGGAACGTGCTGCATACGGGCGACTTCAAGCTGGACCAGACGCCCATCGACGGCGTGACCACCGACTTCGGCGCGCTTGCGAAGTTCTCCAAGGCGGGCGTCGACCTTATGATGAGCGACTCCACGAACGCCCAGAACCCCAGCTTCACGCCCTCGGAGGCCGAGGTGGGCAAGGAGCTGCGCAAGATCATCTCCCAAGCGCGCGGCCGCGTCATCATCGCCTCGTTCGCCAGCCACATCCACCGCATGCAGCAGATCTGCGACGCCGCGCGCGACAACGGCCGCAAGGTCGTGGTCACGGGCCGCTCCATGATCCAGAACACCGATATCGCGCGCCGCCTGGGCTACCTGAACATCCCCGACGAGGACATCGTGGACGCCTACGACCTCAAGGGCATCCCGCCCGAGCAGGTGGTCATCATGTGCACGGGCAGCCAGGGCGAGCCGCTCTCGGCGCTGGCCCGCATCGCGAACGGCGAGCACAAGACCATCGACCTGGAGCAGGGCGACACCGTCATCATCTCGGCCACGCCGGTGCCCGGCAACGAGAAGGCCGTCACCCGCGTCATCAACTCGCTGGCGAAGATAGGCGCCGACGTCTACGACAAGAAGCGCGCCATGGTGCACGTGTCCGGCCACGCCGGCGCCGAGGAGCTGAAGCTGGTGCTGTCCATCGTGCAGCCGAACGCGTTCATGCCCGTGCACGGCGAGGCCACGCACCTGCGCGCCCATGCCAAGCTGGCCGAGGCGACAGGAGTGCCCGCCGAGAACGTGTTCATCTGCGAGAACGGCGAGGGCCTGGAGCTTTCGAGCAGGGGCGTGAAGCGCGGCGAGACCGTGCAAAGCGGCATCGTGTTCGTGGACGGCCTGTCGGTGGGCGACACGTCGCAGGACGTGCTCGACGAGCGCAACGCGCTCGGCTCGCAGGGCTTCGCCTCGGTGGCGGCCGCCATCTCGTCCAAGCGCAAGGACGTGGTGGGCGAGGTGCAGGTGGAGATGCACGGCATCACGGGAGGCGACGACGACTACCTCGTGCGCGAGGCGCGCACCACGGTGAAGAACGCCCTCAAGCGCCAGCTGGGCAAGGGAGGCGGCCAGAAGGAGCTCAAGAAGGCCGCCCGCGACGCGCTGCTCTCGCTTCTGTGGGAGCGCACGAAGCAGCGCCCCATGGCCATCGTGAACTTGCTGGAAGTTTAG
- a CDS encoding FtsK/SpoIIIE family DNA translocase — translation MARQSAPASNKSKPSPGAKPKGKAASPAEKSARKGGGKAAKAAPAPDGHLIDDRTRRDITGVAFAVAAVVLFVAAVMPTNAVVTSFVSTALHLTLGLGAYLLPFFLLVIGASFLIRFDRERVPARVSVGLVMILAAVLVLLALFTPLVPGEEGAPAALFDPVQLSARGGYVGAGVAWVGFTLFGQVISCIIMFGVMAAGFVVIGFSLSKLIERVQDRRAEAEGDGDVLGAPAYARVKKAGEAGGFVPLTAGEGAAPTSVLPRARKGRRGEGAAAGEEAKGKPKHPSSSLDTQVIGGRRAPFDAPDAVEQPLTRKLGRARAAADAEKKASSPKAPSSSATPLATPRPADGFELPPFDILATSTSAKKDKATDAELTETAACLQETLESFAIMAEVVGWVAGPTVTLFKVDLPAGVRVSRITALEQDIALALAAPGVRIFAPIPGTNYVGIEVPNRTRQTVLLGDVLKDAPAGPLQVAIGKDVEGRSIVSDLAKMPHLLIGGTTGSGKSVSVNAMIMSILMRATPAEVRFIMIDPKRVEFTPYNGIPHLYVPVVTEAREAASALSWGVAEMERRLKVFSKVGARNIGQYNAKVQAEQAAIEKAVEEGKEPPSAELGDELPYIVIIIDELADLMMNVGKEVEFSISRIAQLARAAGIHLIVATQRPSTNVVTGLIKANITNRIAFNVASGIDSRVVLDTPGAERLIGLGDLLLSKPEYAKPQRIQGCYVSEDEINAVVELLKAQGEPEYHSEILQTNLITLGASQPDGSGGSCTSDDPLVWEAAEIVVSSGLGSTSNIQRRLKVGYSRAGRIMDMLEEKGVVGPPNGSKPREVLVDAMELETLKAFEAQDSCEE, via the coding sequence GTGGCCCGTCAGTCAGCACCCGCATCGAACAAGTCGAAACCGTCCCCCGGCGCCAAGCCGAAGGGCAAGGCGGCCTCGCCCGCCGAGAAGAGCGCCCGCAAGGGCGGCGGCAAGGCCGCGAAGGCCGCCCCTGCCCCAGACGGGCATCTCATCGACGATCGCACGCGCCGCGACATCACGGGCGTCGCGTTCGCCGTGGCGGCCGTCGTGCTGTTCGTGGCAGCCGTCATGCCCACGAATGCCGTGGTCACGTCGTTCGTCTCGACGGCACTGCACCTGACGCTCGGCCTGGGCGCCTACCTGCTGCCGTTCTTCCTGCTCGTCATCGGCGCGAGCTTCCTCATTCGCTTCGACCGCGAGCGCGTTCCGGCGCGCGTGTCGGTGGGCCTCGTTATGATACTGGCCGCCGTGCTCGTGCTGCTGGCGCTGTTCACGCCGCTGGTTCCCGGCGAGGAGGGGGCGCCGGCGGCGCTCTTCGACCCCGTGCAGCTCTCCGCACGCGGCGGTTACGTGGGCGCCGGCGTCGCCTGGGTGGGCTTTACGCTGTTCGGGCAGGTCATTTCGTGCATCATCATGTTCGGCGTCATGGCGGCCGGATTCGTGGTCATCGGTTTCTCGCTCTCGAAGCTCATCGAGCGCGTGCAGGACAGGCGCGCCGAGGCCGAGGGGGATGGGGACGTGCTGGGAGCACCGGCCTACGCCCGCGTGAAGAAGGCCGGGGAGGCGGGCGGCTTCGTGCCGCTCACGGCAGGAGAGGGCGCCGCGCCCACGAGCGTGCTGCCACGTGCCAGGAAGGGGCGCCGGGGCGAAGGCGCCGCGGCCGGCGAGGAGGCGAAGGGCAAGCCGAAGCATCCCTCGTCCTCGCTCGACACGCAGGTCATCGGCGGGCGGCGCGCGCCCTTCGACGCGCCCGACGCCGTGGAGCAGCCCCTGACGCGCAAGCTCGGCCGCGCGCGGGCCGCAGCCGACGCCGAGAAGAAGGCCTCCTCTCCCAAGGCGCCGTCCTCCTCGGCCACGCCGCTTGCCACCCCCCGCCCGGCGGACGGCTTCGAGCTGCCCCCCTTCGACATCCTGGCCACCAGCACGTCTGCCAAGAAGGACAAGGCCACCGACGCCGAGCTGACCGAGACGGCGGCCTGCCTCCAGGAGACGCTCGAGAGCTTCGCCATCATGGCCGAGGTCGTGGGCTGGGTGGCCGGCCCCACGGTGACGCTCTTCAAGGTGGACCTGCCCGCCGGCGTGCGCGTGAGCCGCATCACGGCACTCGAGCAGGACATCGCGCTCGCGCTCGCCGCGCCCGGCGTGCGCATCTTCGCGCCCATCCCCGGTACGAATTACGTGGGCATCGAGGTGCCCAACCGCACGCGCCAGACCGTGCTCTTGGGCGACGTGCTGAAGGACGCCCCGGCCGGCCCCTTGCAGGTGGCCATCGGCAAGGACGTGGAGGGGCGCTCCATCGTGTCGGACCTGGCCAAGATGCCCCACCTGCTCATCGGCGGCACCACGGGCTCCGGCAAGTCGGTGTCCGTGAACGCCATGATCATGTCCATCCTCATGCGCGCCACGCCCGCCGAGGTGCGCTTCATCATGATCGACCCGAAGCGCGTGGAGTTCACGCCCTACAACGGCATCCCGCACCTCTACGTGCCGGTGGTCACCGAGGCCCGCGAGGCGGCGAGCGCCCTGTCGTGGGGCGTGGCGGAGATGGAGCGGCGCCTGAAGGTGTTCTCGAAGGTGGGCGCCCGCAACATCGGCCAGTACAACGCCAAGGTGCAGGCCGAGCAGGCCGCCATCGAGAAGGCCGTGGAGGAGGGCAAGGAGCCGCCGTCCGCGGAGCTGGGCGACGAGCTGCCCTACATCGTCATCATCATCGACGAGCTGGCCGACCTCATGATGAACGTGGGCAAGGAGGTTGAGTTCTCCATCAGCCGCATCGCGCAGCTCGCGCGCGCGGCCGGCATCCACCTCATCGTGGCCACCCAGCGCCCGTCCACGAACGTGGTCACGGGCCTTATCAAGGCGAACATCACGAACCGCATCGCGTTCAACGTGGCCAGCGGCATCGACAGCCGCGTCGTGCTCGACACGCCGGGCGCCGAGCGCCTCATCGGCCTGGGCGATCTCCTGCTGTCGAAGCCCGAATACGCCAAGCCCCAGCGCATCCAGGGCTGCTACGTGTCCGAAGACGAGATCAACGCCGTGGTGGAGCTGCTCAAGGCGCAGGGCGAGCCCGAGTACCACTCGGAGATCCTCCAGACGAACCTCATCACGCTGGGCGCGTCGCAGCCGGACGGCAGCGGCGGCTCGTGCACCTCGGACGACCCCCTTGTGTGGGAGGCGGCCGAGATCGTGGTGTCGAGCGGCCTCGGCTCGACGTCGAACATACAGCGGCGCCTGAAAGTTGGCTATTCGCGCGCCGGGCGTATAATGGACATGCTCGAGGAAAAGGGCGTCGTGGGGCCGCCGAACGGCAGCAAGCCCCGTGAGGTCCTGGTGGACGCCATGGAGTTGGAAACGTTGAAGGCGTTCGAGGCGCAGGACTCATGCGAGGAGTAG
- the dapA gene encoding 4-hydroxy-tetrahydrodipicolinate synthase has protein sequence MSQEPRFGRMIPAMVTPFDENRELDVDKVQALAARLVDGGSDSLIINGTTGESPTVFYPQKIDLFRAVVEAVGDRVPVIANVGDNCTADTVDFAREVAELGVDGFMCVVPYYNKPPQEGIYQHFRTIANAVELPIILYNIPGRCVVNMEAETTLRLAHECANVVAVKEASGKLDQVKAIVEDAPEGFAVYSGDDAATYDIMRLGGAGVISTIGNVAPGRMKEIVDLCAAGDWEAAAAANEALMPLMKGLFETSNPILVKEALKLLGFPVGGVRLPLVDATPEQSERLAAIMREVGVLDA, from the coding sequence ATGTCGCAAGAGCCCCGTTTCGGCCGCATGATACCGGCCATGGTTACCCCGTTCGACGAGAACCGCGAGCTCGACGTGGACAAGGTCCAGGCTCTCGCCGCGCGCCTCGTGGACGGCGGCAGCGACTCGCTCATCATCAACGGCACGACGGGGGAGAGCCCGACCGTGTTCTATCCGCAGAAGATCGACCTGTTCCGCGCCGTGGTGGAGGCGGTGGGCGACCGCGTGCCCGTCATCGCGAACGTGGGCGACAACTGCACGGCCGACACGGTGGACTTCGCGCGCGAGGTGGCGGAGCTTGGCGTCGACGGCTTCATGTGCGTGGTGCCGTACTACAACAAGCCCCCGCAAGAAGGTATCTACCAGCACTTCCGCACCATCGCGAACGCGGTGGAGCTGCCCATCATCCTGTACAACATCCCGGGCCGCTGCGTGGTTAACATGGAGGCCGAGACCACGCTGCGCCTGGCGCACGAGTGCGCCAACGTCGTGGCCGTCAAGGAGGCTTCGGGGAAGCTGGACCAGGTGAAGGCCATCGTCGAAGACGCGCCGGAAGGCTTCGCCGTGTACTCGGGCGACGACGCCGCCACCTACGACATCATGAGGCTGGGAGGCGCCGGCGTCATCTCCACCATCGGCAACGTGGCGCCCGGGCGCATGAAGGAGATCGTGGACTTGTGCGCGGCAGGCGACTGGGAGGCGGCTGCGGCCGCGAACGAGGCGCTCATGCCGCTCATGAAGGGCCTGTTCGAAACGTCGAACCCCATCCTCGTGAAGGAGGCGCTCAAGCTCTTGGGCTTCCCGGTGGGAGGCGTGCGCCTTCCTCTGGTGGACGCCACCCCCGAGCAGTCCGAGCGCCTGGCCGCCATCATGAGGGAAGTCGGCGTGCTGGACGCGTAA
- the dapB gene encoding 4-hydroxy-tetrahydrodipicolinate reductase: protein MIRVAVSGCAGRMGATVVEAVGAAPDMEVACGIDPHGQSAAFPVFASVAEALGGAEFDVLVDFTQPSVVAGNLRAALPAGVDCVVGTTGLSNAALEELAALAPAGTCLFYAPNFTTGAVLMMEFAKAAAPYFPEAEVMEFHHCNKKDAPSGTAVRTAEIISAARGGRASEAPGRETEIEGAEGARGALVAGVPVHSVRSMGYVASQEVVFGSLGQTLSIRHDSWDRESYMPGVLLGIRSVGGRSGLIVGLENFMA from the coding sequence ATGATCAGAGTAGCAGTGTCGGGGTGTGCGGGCCGCATGGGCGCCACCGTCGTGGAGGCGGTGGGCGCGGCGCCGGACATGGAGGTGGCCTGCGGCATCGACCCGCATGGGCAAAGCGCGGCGTTCCCCGTGTTCGCCAGCGTTGCCGAGGCGCTCGGTGGCGCGGAGTTCGACGTGCTCGTGGACTTCACGCAGCCCTCCGTCGTGGCGGGCAACCTGCGCGCGGCGCTGCCGGCGGGCGTCGATTGCGTCGTGGGCACCACGGGGCTCTCGAACGCCGCGCTCGAGGAGCTGGCCGCGCTCGCGCCTGCGGGCACGTGCCTCTTTTACGCACCGAACTTCACCACGGGGGCCGTGCTCATGATGGAGTTCGCGAAGGCCGCGGCGCCCTACTTCCCGGAGGCCGAGGTCATGGAGTTCCACCACTGCAACAAGAAGGACGCCCCCTCGGGCACCGCGGTGCGCACGGCCGAGATCATCTCCGCGGCGCGCGGCGGGCGCGCGAGCGAGGCGCCCGGGCGCGAGACGGAGATCGAGGGCGCCGAGGGCGCGCGCGGCGCGCTCGTGGCAGGCGTGCCGGTGCACTCCGTGCGCTCCATGGGCTACGTGGCCAGCCAGGAGGTCGTGTTCGGCTCGCTCGGCCAGACGCTCTCCATCCGCCACGACTCGTGGGACCGCGAGTCGTACATGCCGGGCGTGCTGCTGGGCATTCGCAGCGTGGGCGGGCGGTCGGGCCTGATTGTAGGTTTGGAGAACTTCATGGCGTGA
- a CDS encoding helix-turn-helix domain-containing protein: MAQVTFGTVLQEARERKGMDLSTAARRLRIRPDILRSIEEDDFARMPPRGYTRNMVNAYARLLGLNPTEITRMYLDEAYAYQVGRARSDVRPSGFDMGGTSRTKRSGAARPVPPEEPEERVPRQNAFGRTLYDDRTAYTRSDYGRSAAPAAGGRVYSEGRTHTSRHSALPNGQYTNFYAGPKAPSGVQSKLPFLIAGAVILVVLVVVLVFAFGGKGGGEEDLPTVPVTGIDDTTQGEGDEGSQEPVAPPAPVAPTSAKVVYEVASGESVYMDIYEDGNITSGGTVDGPAKKEFDVTGTFKIVTSNPGGVTVTVDGTKLESTGDESTGIYSFSVDFPAILEQWKADHPTAGTAGTAGTAGTGSSGSGTTDGASTPAA; encoded by the coding sequence GTGGCACAGGTGACATTCGGAACGGTTTTGCAGGAAGCCCGCGAACGGAAGGGCATGGATCTGTCCACGGCGGCCCGGCGCCTGCGCATCAGGCCCGATATCCTGCGATCCATCGAGGAAGACGACTTCGCGCGCATGCCCCCACGCGGCTACACGCGCAACATGGTGAACGCCTACGCGCGCCTTCTAGGGCTTAACCCCACCGAGATCACCCGCATGTACCTGGACGAGGCCTACGCCTACCAGGTGGGCCGCGCGCGATCGGATGTACGGCCGAGCGGCTTCGACATGGGCGGCACATCGCGCACGAAGCGCTCCGGCGCCGCGCGTCCGGTCCCGCCCGAGGAGCCCGAGGAGCGGGTGCCGCGCCAGAACGCGTTCGGGCGCACGCTCTACGACGATCGCACCGCCTACACGCGCTCCGACTACGGCCGCAGTGCGGCTCCGGCAGCCGGGGGGCGCGTCTACTCCGAGGGCCGCACGCACACGAGCCGCCATTCGGCGCTGCCGAACGGCCAGTACACGAACTTCTACGCGGGGCCCAAGGCCCCGAGCGGGGTGCAGTCGAAGCTCCCGTTCCTCATTGCGGGAGCGGTTATCCTCGTGGTGCTGGTCGTCGTGCTCGTGTTCGCGTTCGGGGGCAAGGGCGGCGGCGAGGAGGACCTGCCGACCGTGCCCGTGACGGGCATCGACGACACCACCCAGGGCGAGGGGGACGAGGGCTCCCAGGAACCCGTCGCGCCGCCTGCGCCGGTGGCGCCCACGAGCGCCAAGGTCGTGTACGAGGTGGCGTCGGGGGAGTCGGTGTACATGGACATCTACGAGGACGGAAACATCACCTCGGGCGGCACCGTCGACGGACCTGCCAAGAAGGAGTTCGACGTCACCGGCACGTTCAAGATCGTCACTTCGAACCCTGGCGGCGTGACCGTCACCGTAGACGGGACGAAGCTCGAGTCGACGGGCGACGAGAGCACCGGCATCTATTCCTTCAGCGTGGACTTCCCGGCCATCCTCGAGCAGTGGAAGGCCGACCATCCGACCGCCGGCACGGCGGGAACAGCCGGCACAGCGGGAACGGGCTCGTCCGGCTCTGGCACGACGGACGGCGCGAGCACGCCGGCCGCCTAG
- the rimO gene encoding 30S ribosomal protein S12 methylthiotransferase RimO, which translates to MGNERARGGEGRKSVAFVTLGCAKNEVDTEHMRARATGAGYALTDDPETADAIVVNTCSFIQAATEESLEAIFEAADLPNVRDGGAALVVAGCMPARYGEDLKAELTEAGAFVPCSREDDIALVLAGVIGEASPGAESLEDAGAGAEERGPVSAYVKISDGCDRFCSYCTIPYIRGRYRSFPLDDVRSEVAAKVAAGVREIVLIAQDTGRWGADFEEPSTLAALVGTLAEEHPGTWFRVMYLQPEGLTDEYLEAVAAHANVCDYFDIPLQHVDAGILRAMNRTGSRDEFEALLARVRRRIPDATLRTTLIAGFPGETDDQFEDLCAFAEDAGFDYVGVFPYSREEGTRAFDLPGQVDDDEKADRAQRLRDVADAVCAPRVAERIGRELDVLVEGREEDGQLFGRAMCQAPEVDGVTYLEAGEVGQVVRVTIGDTLLYEMEGA; encoded by the coding sequence GTGGGCAACGAGAGGGCGCGCGGGGGCGAGGGCCGGAAGTCCGTGGCGTTCGTCACGCTGGGATGCGCCAAGAACGAGGTGGACACCGAGCACATGCGCGCCCGGGCGACCGGGGCAGGCTACGCGCTGACGGACGACCCCGAGACGGCCGACGCCATCGTGGTGAACACGTGCTCGTTCATACAGGCGGCCACCGAGGAGAGCCTCGAGGCGATCTTCGAGGCGGCCGACCTGCCGAACGTGCGTGACGGCGGGGCCGCGCTCGTCGTGGCCGGCTGCATGCCGGCGCGCTACGGCGAGGATCTCAAGGCCGAGCTGACCGAGGCGGGCGCCTTCGTGCCCTGCTCGCGCGAGGACGACATCGCGCTCGTGCTGGCCGGCGTCATCGGCGAGGCGTCGCCCGGGGCGGAGAGCCTGGAGGACGCGGGCGCCGGGGCGGAGGAGCGCGGCCCTGTGTCGGCCTACGTGAAGATATCGGACGGCTGCGACCGTTTCTGCTCGTACTGCACCATCCCGTACATCCGCGGACGCTATCGCAGCTTCCCGCTCGACGACGTGCGTTCCGAGGTGGCGGCCAAGGTGGCGGCCGGCGTGCGCGAGATCGTGCTCATCGCCCAGGACACGGGCCGCTGGGGCGCGGACTTCGAGGAGCCCTCGACGCTGGCCGCGCTCGTGGGCACGCTGGCCGAGGAGCATCCCGGCACGTGGTTCCGCGTCATGTACCTGCAACCCGAGGGGCTGACCGACGAGTACCTCGAGGCCGTGGCGGCACATGCCAACGTGTGCGACTACTTCGACATCCCATTGCAGCACGTTGACGCGGGGATCCTGCGCGCCATGAACCGCACAGGGTCGCGCGACGAGTTCGAGGCGCTGCTCGCGCGCGTGCGTCGCCGCATCCCGGACGCCACGCTGCGCACGACGCTCATCGCGGGGTTCCCCGGCGAGACGGACGACCAGTTCGAGGATCTCTGCGCTTTCGCGGAGGATGCCGGCTTCGACTACGTGGGCGTGTTCCCCTACTCGCGCGAGGAGGGCACGCGCGCGTTCGACCTGCCAGGCCAGGTGGACGATGACGAGAAAGCCGACCGGGCCCAGCGCCTGCGCGACGTGGCGGACGCCGTGTGCGCGCCGCGCGTTGCCGAGCGTATCGGCCGCGAGCTCGATGTGCTCGTGGAGGGCCGCGAGGAGGACGGGCAGCTGTTCGGCCGCGCCATGTGCCAGGCTCCCGAGGTCGACGGCGTCACCTACCTCGAGGCCGGCGAGGTGGGGCAGGTCGTGCGCGTGACGATAGGGGACACGCTGCTCTACGAGATGGAAGGGGCGTGA
- a CDS encoding YajQ family cyclic di-GMP-binding protein, whose protein sequence is MAKECSFDVVSTVDMQEVDNAFQQAKKELAQRYDLKDSGAEITLDKANKAITVAAPAEFVAKQVIDVIASKLVKRGIDLGAVKWGEVQPAAGQSVRQTANVVEGIDKDTAGKINKDIKATKLKVKVQIEGDKLRVSSTSRDTLQEVIAFLKGQDYGQPLQYVNYR, encoded by the coding sequence ATGGCGAAAGAGTGCAGCTTCGACGTCGTGTCCACGGTGGACATGCAGGAGGTCGACAACGCGTTCCAGCAGGCGAAGAAGGAGCTCGCGCAGCGCTACGACCTGAAGGATTCCGGCGCGGAGATCACGCTCGACAAGGCGAACAAGGCCATCACGGTGGCCGCCCCGGCGGAGTTCGTGGCCAAGCAGGTCATCGACGTCATCGCCTCGAAGCTCGTGAAGCGCGGCATCGATTTGGGCGCCGTGAAGTGGGGCGAGGTGCAGCCGGCGGCCGGGCAGAGCGTGCGCCAGACGGCCAACGTCGTCGAGGGCATCGACAAGGACACGGCCGGCAAGATCAACAAGGACATCAAGGCCACGAAGCTCAAGGTGAAGGTGCAGATCGAGGGCGACAAGCTGCGCGTGTCGAGCACCTCCCGCGACACGCTCCAGGAGGTTATCGCCTTCCTGAAGGGCCAGGACTACGGCCAGCCGCTCCAGTACGTCAACTACCGCTAG